Part of the Longimicrobium sp. genome is shown below.
ATCCGAACCGCGTCGGAGAACGACACGATGGCTGACCGCATCCTACCCGTCGTCCACCAGCCCGCGCTGCCGCGCGAGCGCCTGATCCTGGCCGAGGCACCCGACGCCGAGGCGCTGGAGATGGACGTGGTGATCGTGGGCGCCGGGCCCGCCGGGCTGGCGTGCGCCATCGAGCTGGCGCGGCTGGCGAAGAAGGATGGCGAGGCGGGGGGCGATCTGGGCGGGCTGCAGATCGCCATCCTGGACAAGGCGGCCACGCTGGGCGAGCACAACCTCTCCGGCGCGGTGGTGAACCCGCGTGCCTTCCGGGAGCTGTTCCCGGAGATGAAGGACACCGACTTTCCCTTCCGCGGCGAGGTGCGCAGGGAGCAGGTGCTGCTGCTGCGCGAGAACGGCCAGATCCGCCTGCCCACGCCCCCGCCGATGAAGAACCACGGCAACTACATCGCCTCGATCTGCGAGATCGTGCGGTGGCTGGGGACGAAGGCCGAGGAGCTGGAGATCAACGTCCTTCCCGGCTTCCCGGTCGATGCGCTGCTGGTCGACGGGCAGAAGGTGATCGGCTGCCGCACCACGCCCTCGGGGCTGAAGCGCGACGGCACTCCGGGCGCGGGCGCCGAGCCGCCGACCGACCTGACCGCGCGCGTCACCGTGCTGGCCGAGGGGACGCGCGGGCCGCTGGGGCAGGCGTACCGCGAGTGGCAGGGAATCGGGTCGGAGAACCCGCAGATCTTCGCGCTGGGGGTGAAGGAGCTGTGGGAGACGAAGGTGCCGTTCGAGGGGATCGTGCACACGCTGGGGTGGCCGCTTCCGCGCGATGCCTTCGGGGGGAGCTTCATGTACGCGCTGGAGCCGAACCTGGTCGCCCTCGGCCTCGTCGTCGGCCTCGACTACAAGTCGAGCACGCTGGACGTGCACCAGCTCTTCCAGCGGATGAAGCTGCACCCGTTCTTCCGGAAGTACCTGGAGGGCGGCGAGATGGTGGAGTGGGGGGCCAAGACGATCCCCGAGGGCGGCTTCTACGCCCTGCCGCAGCGCCGCACCGGCGACGGGGTGGTGATGGTGGGCGACACCGCCGGCTTCGTGGACGTGCCGTCGCTGAAGGGGATCCACTACGCCATGCAGAGCGGGATCTACGCCGCGCGCGCCATCTTCGACGGGCTGAAGGCGGGCGACGTGTCGCAGACGGGGCTGGCCGCGTACGACCGCTCGGTGGACCAGAGCTACATCCGCGAGGATCTGTACCGCACGCGCAACATGCGGCTGGCGTTCAAGAGCGGCTTCTTCGTGGGCGGCTTCAAGGCGGGGCTGATGACGATCAC
Proteins encoded:
- a CDS encoding electron-transfer flavoprotein:ubiquinone oxidoreductase, with protein sequence MADRILPVVHQPALPRERLILAEAPDAEALEMDVVIVGAGPAGLACAIELARLAKKDGEAGGDLGGLQIAILDKAATLGEHNLSGAVVNPRAFRELFPEMKDTDFPFRGEVRREQVLLLRENGQIRLPTPPPMKNHGNYIASICEIVRWLGTKAEELEINVLPGFPVDALLVDGQKVIGCRTTPSGLKRDGTPGAGAEPPTDLTARVTVLAEGTRGPLGQAYREWQGIGSENPQIFALGVKELWETKVPFEGIVHTLGWPLPRDAFGGSFMYALEPNLVALGLVVGLDYKSSTLDVHQLFQRMKLHPFFRKYLEGGEMVEWGAKTIPEGGFYALPQRRTGDGVVMVGDTAGFVDVPSLKGIHYAMQSGIYAARAIFDGLKAGDVSQTGLAAYDRSVDQSYIREDLYRTRNMRLAFKSGFFVGGFKAGLMTITGGKVPGGKISMHADAEAERTVAPEQPFVPDNRLTFSKVDAVFKSGNQTRDDIPSHLIVGKDVSGEVADFYSHVCPAGVYERQGDRLVVNAPNCIDCKATDVVGPRWTPREGGSGPAYKRM